Proteins encoded together in one uncultured Desulfosarcina sp. window:
- the gltA gene encoding NADPH-dependent glutamate synthase produces MTEKKEKKGKTPRVGMPEQKPEVRRRNFEEVPTGYTVAMAQEEAARCMQCKKPGCVEGCPVSVDIPGFISLIAEGDFTGAIRHVWQKNALPAVCGRVCPQEIQCEGKCIVGKRGEPVAIGNLERFVADWERENGTGELPPKAASKGKKVAVVGSGPSGLTVAGDLIQKGYDVTVLEAFHKPGGVLVYGIPEFRLPKAIVAQEVNFLERLGVKVEVNSVVGRTVSLDELFDQGYEAIYLGVGAGLPRFMNLPGENLIGILSANEYLTRANLMKAYQFPKVDTPIPIGKNVVVLGAGNVAMDSARTAMRLGADSVKIVYRRSRTEMPARAAEIHHAEEEGIEFFLLTNPTKFEGDEKGRLTGMECLKMELGEPDDSGRRRPVAIPGSEFHMDTDLVIVAVGSGANPLLTQSTPDMELNKWGYIVADPETGKTSKKGVWAGGDIVTGAATVILAMGAGRKAADSIHQYLTWGW; encoded by the coding sequence ATGACGGAGAAAAAAGAGAAAAAGGGAAAGACCCCCCGCGTGGGAATGCCCGAACAGAAACCGGAAGTCAGAAGACGCAATTTTGAGGAAGTTCCCACCGGCTATACGGTCGCGATGGCCCAGGAAGAGGCGGCCAGATGCATGCAATGCAAAAAGCCCGGCTGCGTTGAGGGCTGCCCGGTAAGCGTGGATATTCCCGGGTTTATCAGCCTGATCGCCGAAGGTGACTTTACGGGCGCCATTCGGCACGTATGGCAGAAAAATGCCCTGCCGGCCGTATGTGGACGGGTTTGCCCCCAGGAGATCCAATGCGAAGGCAAGTGCATCGTGGGCAAACGGGGGGAGCCGGTGGCCATCGGCAACCTGGAGCGTTTTGTGGCGGACTGGGAGCGTGAAAACGGCACCGGCGAACTGCCGCCCAAGGCCGCATCCAAAGGCAAGAAGGTGGCGGTGGTGGGCTCCGGGCCGTCCGGGCTTACCGTGGCCGGCGACCTGATTCAGAAAGGGTATGACGTGACCGTTCTGGAAGCCTTTCACAAACCCGGCGGCGTCCTGGTGTACGGAATCCCCGAATTCCGTCTGCCCAAGGCCATTGTGGCCCAGGAGGTCAATTTCCTCGAACGGCTGGGCGTCAAGGTGGAGGTCAATTCGGTCGTTGGCCGCACCGTCAGTCTGGACGAATTGTTCGATCAGGGATACGAAGCCATCTATCTCGGTGTGGGCGCCGGACTGCCCCGTTTCATGAATCTGCCCGGCGAGAACCTGATCGGCATCCTGTCGGCCAATGAATACCTCACCCGGGCCAATCTCATGAAGGCCTACCAGTTCCCGAAGGTAGACACCCCGATTCCCATAGGTAAGAATGTGGTCGTGCTGGGCGCCGGCAATGTCGCCATGGACTCGGCCCGCACCGCCATGCGTTTAGGCGCCGATAGCGTCAAGATCGTCTACCGCCGTTCCCGGACCGAGATGCCTGCCAGGGCCGCCGAAATTCATCATGCCGAGGAGGAAGGGATCGAATTCTTCCTGCTGACCAATCCCACCAAATTCGAGGGAGACGAAAAGGGACGGCTGACCGGTATGGAGTGCCTGAAAATGGAACTCGGCGAACCCGATGATTCCGGTCGTCGGCGCCCCGTGGCCATCCCGGGATCGGAATTTCACATGGACACGGACCTGGTCATCGTGGCCGTGGGCTCCGGTGCCAACCCGCTGCTGACCCAGTCCACCCCGGACATGGAATTGAATAAATGGGGCTACATCGTCGCCGATCCGGAGACGGGCAAAACCTCCAAGAAGGGTGTCTGGGCCGGTGGAGACATCGTTACCGGCGCCGCCACGGTCATTCTGGCCATGGGGGCCGGACGCAAGGCCGCCGACTCCATTCACCAGTATTTGACCTGGGGATGGTAG
- a CDS encoding sulfide/dihydroorotate dehydrogenase-like FAD/NAD-binding protein, whose product MFKIVKREEMAEGTVILNEIEAPLIAKKAKPGQFVILKANEEGERIPLTMADTDPDKGTITIIYMVVGKSTALFKTLKVGDGFQDVIGPLGKATHLEKVGKVVCVGGGTGVAVLHPITRALKEIGNDVTCIIGARTKDLLILESQMKSASNDLRVCTDDGSYGHHGFVTDVLKEQLDAGDVKLVVGIGPVPMMRALSNLTKPYGVKTLVSLNPIMIDGTGMCGGCRVTVGGKTKFACVDGPEFDGHQVNFDELMLRLQAYCEEEKTCYEGFCTLQDAS is encoded by the coding sequence ATGTTCAAGATTGTAAAACGGGAAGAGATGGCCGAAGGGACCGTGATTCTTAATGAAATCGAGGCCCCCCTAATCGCGAAAAAAGCCAAGCCCGGGCAATTCGTGATCCTGAAGGCCAACGAAGAAGGCGAGCGAATTCCATTGACAATGGCCGACACGGATCCGGACAAGGGCACCATTACCATCATTTACATGGTGGTGGGCAAATCCACGGCCCTGTTCAAGACACTGAAGGTGGGCGACGGTTTTCAGGACGTTATCGGGCCGTTGGGCAAAGCCACCCACCTGGAGAAAGTCGGCAAGGTGGTTTGTGTGGGTGGCGGTACCGGTGTCGCTGTCCTGCATCCCATTACCCGGGCCCTGAAAGAGATCGGCAACGACGTGACCTGTATCATCGGCGCCCGTACCAAGGACCTGCTGATCCTCGAATCGCAGATGAAGTCGGCCTCCAACGATCTGCGGGTCTGCACGGATGACGGTTCTTACGGCCATCATGGGTTTGTTACCGACGTTCTGAAAGAGCAGCTGGACGCCGGAGACGTGAAACTGGTGGTGGGCATCGGCCCGGTCCCCATGATGAGAGCGCTGTCCAACCTGACCAAGCCCTATGGCGTCAAGACCCTGGTAAGCCTGAATCCCATCATGATCGACGGTACCGGTATGTGCGGGGGGTGCCGGGTAACTGTGGGCGGCAAAACCAAGTTCGCCTGTGTGGACGGTCCGGAATTCGACGGACATCAGGTCAATTTCGACGAGTTGATGCTGCGTCTGCAGGCCTATTGCGAAGAGGAGAAGACCTGTTACGAGGGCTTCTGCACCCTTCAGGATGCAAGCTAA